The DNA sequence TGGTCAGGCCACGGCCGAACGAGTTGCCGTCCCGGCCGGCGGCGGCGACCAGCGGCCCGGCATGCGGCGCGAAGACCGGGTGCACGAACACCGGCACCCGGTGCGCGGCGGCCACCTCCAGCGTCGGCCGCACCTGCGGCGAGCCGACGTACAGGTCGTGGCGGGACGAGTCGAGCACCAGCCCGTGCAGGCCGAGTTCCTCGATGGCGTACCGGGCCTGTTCGGCACCGGCGTCACCGGCGTACGCGTCGACGGTGGCCAGGCCGACGAACCGGCCGGCGTGGTCGTCGACGATCTGCCGCAGGTGTTCGTTGACCCGCCGGACCGCCGACGTGGGCACGTCGGCACCGGGTCCGAACAGCAACTCGACCGGTGCGCTCAGGGCGCGCAGCGCGATCCCGCCGGCGTCGGTCTCCCGGGTCAGGTCGTCGATGTCGTCGAGCTTGGCGTAGTCGAGGCCGGGACCGGTGCCGGCCGCCAGCCGGCGGCCGAGTCCGGACTCGTCCCACCAGTGTGGACGGTAGTGGGTGTGCAGGTCGACGATCTCGACGTCGACGGGTGCCGGCAGGGTGCTCATGGTGTTCCCATCAGGGTTCGGGCGGTCACAGCGGCACGTCGCCGGTCGACTCCAGCAGCGAGCGCAGTACCGGCGGCAGGGTGCCGTTGAGGTGGTAGTCGCCGACGTAGTGGCGCCGCCAGCGGACCGGGTCGTGCAGTGAGTGGGTGCGCGCGTTGCGCCAGTAGCGGTCGAAGCCACGGTCGGCATCGGTGTCGGCCGGGCCGGCAAACGCGGCCAGCCCGTCGGCGGCGACCGGCCCCAGGTCGTACGCGACGCACTTGGCCTCGTCGACGGCGAGACCGACGGCCAGCGCGGACGCGGGTGTCGGGCCGGCGGAGACGACCTCGTCGACAAGGTCGGCGGCCCGGTCGACGAGCGCCTCGGCGGCGGACGTCTCCAGGAGCAGGTCCTCGCGCCAGGCGGCGAACCGGTGCGCGACGCCGGCCGGCAGCCCGGCCCGGTCGAGGCGCCCGGCGTGGGCCAGGACCGCGTGGGCGACGCCGATCTGGATGGCGGCGTGCGTCAGCTGGCTGCGCGCGTAGCGGAACGCCGCCTGTGGTTTGGGCCGGCCGGACTGGTCGAACACGTGCCGGCGGGCGACCCACGCATCGGTCAGCACGGCGCTGCCGCTGACGGTGGCCCGCTGCCCGAAGGCGTCCCAGTCCTCGCGGATGTCGAGGCCGGGGTGCCCCGGGGCACGAACGCGGTGGCGATCCAGCCGTCGGGATGGCTGGCGCTGACCGGCACCCAGTCGGCGGTCAGCGCCCCGGTGCAGAACGACTTGACGCCGTTGATCCGGTAACCGTCGCCGTCGTCGACCAGTGTCGTCTTAGGGTGGCTGCGGCCGCTGCGCCCGCGCTCGTGGCCGGCGTTGCCGAACCGGGCGCCGCGCAACGTCTCGGCGAAGAAGAACGCCTTGCGCTCGTCGTCTTCGGCCTCGAGTCCGAAGACGGCGCCGAAGTGGTTCTGCGGCACCTGGGCCAGGGCGGTGTCGGCGGCGGACAGGATGGCGAAGATCCGGGTCAGGGTGCCGGCCCGCACGCCGGGTCCGCCGTACGCGCGGGGCACGGTGACCGCGAGCAGCCCGGACCGCGACAGCAGTTCCAGTTCCGCGTACGGCACGGCGCGGTCCCGGTCGCGTTCCGGCCCGAGTTCACGCCACCGGATCGCCAGCGCGTGGGCGGCGGCGATCGCCTCGGCGTCGTCGCGTGGCCGGGCCACGCCGTCCCGGCCGGAACCCGCGGCAACGGCCAGGTCGTGGGCCGGATCGGTGGTGGTGGTCATCGGTTGGCCTCCCCTGTGGTGGTGAGCGCGTAGCGGCTGCGCGGGCGGGGCAGCCCGTAGTGGTCGCGCAGCGTGGTGCCGGCGTACTCGCGGCGGAACAGGCCCCGGCGTTGCAGTTCGGGGACGACGTGGTCGACGAAGTCGGCCAGGCCGCCCGGGTAGACGTCGCACTGGAGGTTGAAGCCGTCGGCGGCGCGCCCGAGGAACCAGCGCTCGATGTCGTCGGCGATCTGCTCCGGCGCGCCGACGACGACCCGGTGCGCGGCGATCCCCCGGTCGATCAGGTCACGGACCGTCAGGTGCCCGGCGGCGGAGATCAGGTCGCGGGCCGCGTCGTCGAACCCCTGCGAGCCGTACGTGTCGCCGGTCGGCCGCAGCAGGTGGGCGGGGAGCGGCCGGTCCAGGTCGAGTTCGGCGGGATCGATACCGAACCGGGCGGCGAAGCCGGCGAGCAGGCGGTCGTCACCGAGGAGCGCGTTCAGTTCGCGTTGCCGGCGTCGGGCCTCGTCCTCGGTGCTGCCGACGACCGGGTTGAGGCCGGGCAGAACGCTGATCGTGTCGGGGTCGCGGCCGTACGCCCGGGCCCGGCTCTTGATGTCGGCGTAGTACGTGCGGGCCGAGGCGAGGAGCTGTTGCGGGCTGAAGACCGCGTCGGCGTAGCGGGCGGCGAGGTCGCGGCCGGTGTCCGAGCCGCCGGCCTGCACCAGCGGGGGCCGGCCCTGCGGCGATCGCGGGATCTGCAACGGCCCCTGCACGGAGTGGAACGGTCCGATGTGGTCGATCCGGTGGATCAGGTCGGTCCGCGCCCACACCCCGCTGGCCGGGTCGGCGACGAGGGCCTCGTCCTCCCAGCTGTCCCACAGCGCGGTGACCGCCTCGATCGACTCGGCGGCGCGGGCGTACCGCTGCGCCCGGGGCGGCAGTTCGGCCAGTCCGTAGTTGCGGCCGGCACCCGGGTCGCGGGTGGTCACCACGTTCCAGGCGACCCGGCCGGCACTGGCGTGGTCGAGCGAGGAGAAGATGCGGGCGATGTGGTACGGGCTGTTGAAGGTGGTCGAGACGGTGGCGATGAAGCCGATGCGGTCGGTGGCCAGCGCCATCGCGGTCACCACGACGGCCGGGTCGAGGGCGGTGATCGGCGGGCCGGCGGCGACGTTGCCGCGCAGCAGGACCCCGTCGGAGAGGAACACCGCGTCGAGCAGGCCACGCTCGGCCTCCCGCGCGACCCGCTGGTAGTGGCCGATGTCGACGACGGCGGTGGGATGGCCGCCGGGTGACCGCCAGGCGGCCGGGTGGGCGCCGGACGCCAGGATGTTGACGTTGAGGTGCAGCTGCCGCCCGGTCACCGGTCCACCCCCTCGGCGGGCCCGGCGTCGCCGGGCCGGTCGAGGTCGGCCAAAGTCCAGTACGGCGGTTGCCGCAGGGCGTGGGTGCGGAAGTCGCGCCAGTAGCGGTCGAGGGCGAACCGGCCGGCGGTGCCGCTGGCGCCGAGCACCCCGATGACCGCCGAGACGACCTGGCCGATCCGGTGGTGGGCGTACCAGCGGGCCAGCACCGCCGCGCGCGGCGGGCCGGGCTCGGCTGCGGTGTCCGGCCGTGCGGTGCTGTCGGCGGTCGGCCAGGCCGCGGTGGGCGGGGTGCCGGCGGCCGGGTCGAGGGCGTGGATCGCCGCCGCCACGAGCCGGTCGAGGGCCTGCCGCTGCGCGTACGCGTGCCCGAAGACGGCGATCGCGTGCGGATCCCGGGACGCGGTGTCGGTGCCCGACTCGTGCCAGGGCCGGGCGTGGTGCAGCAGGAAGTCGCGGGCGGCGGTCAGGAAGCCGTCGAGCACCCCGAGGTCGAGCGCGGCGTGCAGCGTCTCGTCGTACGCCCGCCAGGTCCGGTCGGCGGCGCCGGGGCGGGTCCGGTCGACGGGGACCAGCACGCCGTCAAGATCGGCGGTGGCCGGTGCCGCCCACCGCTGCCCGAACGCGGCCGCGCCGGACCGGACCGCGGCGGCGTCGACGACCGCGACGACCGGCCGGCCGTCGGCGGGCGTGACCGCCTCGACGACCAGCCGGTCGCGGCCGCGGCCGGGGGGCACCGGGGCGGTGCCGGACAGCAACAGCCCGTCCGCACGCCAGGTGCCGCGTACGGCGGGGTGGCGGGGGACCGCGGTGTGCGTGTACCAGGTGGCCGGGTGACCGCCGCCGGCCAGTTCCGGACCGGCGAGGGCGCGGGCGGCGTGGTGGGCGGCCACGAGCT is a window from the Polymorphospora rubra genome containing:
- a CDS encoding amidohydrolase family protein, producing the protein MSTLPAPVDVEIVDLHTHYRPHWWDESGLGRRLAAGTGPGLDYAKLDDIDDLTRETDAGGIALRALSAPVELLFGPGADVPTSAVRRVNEHLRQIVDDHAGRFVGLATVDAYAGDAGAEQARYAIEELGLHGLVLDSSRHDLYVGSPQVRPTLEVAAAHRVPVFVHPVFAPHAGPLVAAAGRDGNSFGRGLTNGTSFLSVLHAGLPELLPDLHLVFTALGAGSLLFAADRIAEYAGGGTLNVYFDTLRFHPPTLRYLVDVLGAERVVVGSDWPIRLDGRRSGILAALGAAGLSPTEQALVAGGNARRLLTARTQATAPDEEGS
- a CDS encoding acyl-CoA dehydrogenase family protein, with translation MTTTTDPAHDLAVAAGSGRDGVARPRDDAEAIAAAHALAIRWRELGPERDRDRAVPYAELELLSRSGLLAVTVPRAYGGPGVRAGTLTRIFAILSAADTALAQVPQNHFGAVFGLEAEDDERKAFFFAETLRGARFGNAGHERGRSGRSHPKTTLVDDGDGYRINGVKSFCTGALTADWVPVSASHPDGWIATAFVPRGTPASTSARTGTPSGSGPPSAAAPC
- a CDS encoding LLM class flavin-dependent oxidoreductase; the protein is MTGRQLHLNVNILASGAHPAAWRSPGGHPTAVVDIGHYQRVAREAERGLLDAVFLSDGVLLRGNVAAGPPITALDPAVVVTAMALATDRIGFIATVSTTFNSPYHIARIFSSLDHASAGRVAWNVVTTRDPGAGRNYGLAELPPRAQRYARAAESIEAVTALWDSWEDEALVADPASGVWARTDLIHRIDHIGPFHSVQGPLQIPRSPQGRPPLVQAGGSDTGRDLAARYADAVFSPQQLLASARTYYADIKSRARAYGRDPDTISVLPGLNPVVGSTEDEARRRQRELNALLGDDRLLAGFAARFGIDPAELDLDRPLPAHLLRPTGDTYGSQGFDDAARDLISAAGHLTVRDLIDRGIAAHRVVVGAPEQIADDIERWFLGRAADGFNLQCDVYPGGLADFVDHVVPELQRRGLFRREYAGTTLRDHYGLPRPRSRYALTTTGEANR